The window AAAATCCTGTAATCAAAGGGTGAGAGTCACGTTAATAGCAAGCAGTGATATTTGCTGCTTATTCTTTCACTGAGCAAAGTGTGGCTTCCTCACCTGGAAGCCAAACTCAGGGCTCAGCTCCACGTCACACACGGGGCTCTCATCAGGATATGTCCACCTCCACACGCAGACCCTCTGGCATGGGGAGAAACCAGGAGATGTTTGTGGCCTCCTGAGAATTTCCAGCTTGGCTGAGTAAAGCCCCAAcccctccagctgcagagcatgAGGGGCTAAAAAGGCTGGAGCAGGATAACCCAGCATGGCTGGATGGCTTAATTTCAGGAAACAGCGTGAGGAGCTGCCTGAACATGAGTACAGCAGAGTCAGTTTTCATCCCAATTTCAGACCttctctcagctctgcagcattcCTTTTAATGAAGTCCCAATCTATCCCCCAACGGCTTAGCAAGAAAGATCTCGACAGACCCACAAGAAAAACcttgaaaaaggaaacacaaagagGAAATATCCTCACCTGCACCATGCCAGCACTGATGGTAACCAAACACCTTGCATCCTGGGAGATGGCAATAGCGCAGATCCCACCGCCTGCATGGCTGTCAAAGATGGTGCGCACAGGGATCCTGTGTGGAAAAACCATCATGGGCTCCTGGCAGAATGTGTAGACAGGAGGGTGTCTGCTGGAATGGGATGTTAAACAGACAGTGTTGTCCCTATGAAGGAGACGGAAGGTTTGCATAGAGGCTCACCCAGAAAAGGCATCCCATATGATGACCAAAGGGTCTGGACCTTGGTCAGCAGTGGCAACCCAGCGCCTGTCCTCACTGACACACAGGCATGAGATGGCATTTGCGTGACCCtggaaaggaggagagaagcACTTGGGAGCTCCAGAGCTGTTTGGCTGGAGGAATTTCCCATCTTCCCATCCGAGAGTCTtccattttcctcctcctggcCCCATTTTGAGCAGCTCCAAACCACCTTCGTGGCCACCCCACCAGGCCCAGGGATGGAAAAAAGGCATTCAGGGATAGAAGAGGCCTGCAGACCTGCAGGTGGTACTGCCTGCTGCCAAGGACATCGTGGATGACCGCTGTGTGGGCACAGACATACAGCAGCATCCCATCTTCGATGCTAtgcacagccaggctgctgttGTAGCCCAGTGCCCAGGACAGGCTCTGTGGGGAGAAGAGGTTCTTAGTAGTAGGGGAAAGACTGCTCCAAATCCCCAGGGTAATGGGGCAGAGCAGGGTgtcccagggctgctctcctggCCAGTAATACTCACGAGagggtggcagctctgcttctctccctggAATAGCAGGCCAGGCTGCGCACCCCACACACGGCTGGGAGCATCGCTGCGCTCCTCCAGCTCACCAGGAGCCCTCTgaggtgcagctgctgcagcatttcccaGAGCTCCATCTTCCTGGGCAGCAGCCACGGAGTCCTGGGAACGGAGAGATGCTGGAGTCCGCTCCCGGACCTGAAGCTGCTCTTTTTGCTGTTCCCCTTGCCATGTCCTACACACCAGTTACAGATGGATAAAGGTATGATGGCAAAATGGAGTGAAAAAAGGGGATCGTGTcatgggatggggctgagagACAAAAAGGGATCTGCTGAAATGTGCTGACTGGTAAGCAGCTAAAAAACGAAAGCAGAAGAATCCCACTGCCTCTCATAAATGAGTTAAACATCCCAGGGTGGATCCAAGGAGGCGTCCCTTGCTCTGAGTCCCTTCTCTCGTGGCTCCAGATCAGTTTCTGCTTCTTCCCACAGGGTCCCTTGCTTTCTCCATGGTGTGAGCTTAGCATGGATGCTGTAGCCATGGTTCCAGGTGAGGTCAGGTAACATTTAATTCAGCCTAAGGTCGGGATCACATCACACACATAACTCAGAGGCAGCTCAAGTGCTCAGCAAATACTGACAGCTGGGCTGAGCCTACAGAGCAGTAACAAATAATAACACCTAATAACTGAAGGGGAAATGGGAGGAGCTGAATGGAAATTGCCATTCACCTGAGCTCTGCAATTTGCAGCTCCAAATGACACCCATGGGGCTGTTTTTGGTCCCGTCCCCAAGCAAGGAGAGACACTGCAGCATAAGGTCTCCATTCTGTGTCCCTAGGGGACACTGGTGACAAACTGTCCCAGCGCTGGGACGGGGTCCAGGCACCCTGCACCAGGCACAGCTTGCCCTCACCTGCTGGGGTGGCACTGCTGCCTCTCGATGCATCTGTCCATCTGGGGATGACTCCTTCGGTGCAGTGTCACTTGAACCAGCCATCCTCACCTCCAGCCTCTGTCCAAGAAGCCGCCAAAATGTTTTTACTCCAGTTGGCCACAGGAGGAGGACAGGGCACGCGGGATGCTGGGTCCCATGGGTCCCGGAGCAGCCTTTCAGTCCCAGGAACACTTTTCCTGAGCACCAGCAGGcaagcagagccctgctgcccagctctgatCAGGCTCTCCCTGCGCCTGACGCTTCTGTTTGCATCCAACTGCTGTTCCCCGGGCAACGGCTGCAACGGCTGCTGCCAGCAACAGACTGGAAAGCGCTGTGAGAGGGGCTCATCCACTCCGCATCTGTTCCACGTCCCCTTCTTACCCCCACCAGCTGCCCTACAGAGGCAGCACTGACCCTCTGCACAAAGCACTCCATCAGGATGATGCCCACACGGGGATGCAGCTCTCTGCCACCACCCCGAGTCATGGCTGCCTTCTAATCAGCTCCAGGCTCTCCCAACTGCCGATTTCAGACACGCTATTAAGCTCAAATAATAACAATTTCTAAAtctaatttgtttttccttctgcccaGCACGAGCCCGGTGCCCTGCTGGGAGAGGAAAGCAATTCTGTTATCAGCACAAACCATCTCGGCTCCTTCCAACCTGCTGCATCGGGTGAGTGGGGAATTATGGCTTAAGGAACAAAGTTCTGACCCAAGGAAGTGGACTGAAAACAATCAGTGGTGAATAAACAGAGGTAGTcccaaaaaaacatttttgctgaGTGCAAGATGTTGCTTTGCAacagaactgtgttttttttacttgctgGAGTTGATCCAGTCCTACCACCAATGGGAACAGTGACCAGAGTGCATAGCCAGGACATGCACTTCTACAGAGCTCCACAGAGCTTTGTCAAGTCACTGCAGCGTCACACTCCACAGTAAGAGAATGAGTCCCCTGAGAGCAGGAGTTAGCTCACTCCGTTGTGCTGGGATGACCCATTAACCTCACTGCACGAGCAATAGGGAAACACAGGACTTTGTAGGGCACTTCATCCCAggaggcacacacacacacaaaggccTGGAAGCTGTTCTTCCCGACCAGCATGCAGACCCAgatctgcctgcagctcaggcaACAGCTGCATACCTGGGGTACGAAGACACGTACCTTGAGCACACAAGGCCAAGGCCAGGCTCCAGCTGATCTGACATTAGAGCTGCCAGTACACCACTCATCCACATGCTTACAACTACATTCTGCTTTGTTGCACCAAACAAATCTTTGGCTGCAGAAGGTCAGAGAAGAACGCTTTTATGCCTCTGCAGATCTGCTTTTAACACACCTGACATGGCCCACAATTACTGCCCCCAGACAGCAACTTCCACAAGAACAGAGAGAGACATCACTCAGTTTTATTCATTGGGATGAGTATTTCAAAGTTCAACTGGAAACAACCTTCAACAAGAACAATCACCCCAACCCCCCTGAAGTGTTTATACATCCTAAAATCAActgcagcaaattaaaaaaaatgtaggagTACTTCAATACAATAGAAGACAGAGTTATAACCCCAATGCTTATTTTGTTAACTTAAAATAATTAGGCATTCCAAAAATGCTATCTTACTTAGTGACTTCCAACAGCTATGGTCACAAGGGAAAGATAAAGTACCAGATTTGCACGTTTCTTCACTGTGAtctaagttaaaaaaagaaaaaattgttccaGGACTTTTAATCCTATTTTACAAGATGTTCAGTGAGGaatttcaaggagaaaaaaaaaaaaaaaaaaaaaggaatgccaTGGTATCaccaaataaaagcattttatgcTCTTCCAGATCTGTATCAAGTGAAATCTAAGTTACACTCCAGCCTTACTCCAAACTGATGCAAGGCACAAGAGATGAGAAACCACATCCTGCAACTCTGCGAGTTGCTCCTCACAAACCAGTGCAATTCCAACTGCGTTAAGGCCCTGCTCCATTAGAATCTCTTCAGACTCTGCAAGCCCAGCCACCCAGAGGTCACAGCCTCTGAAACGCTcatttcagcaaaaacaaagatCATAAGGCAAGCTTTCAAATCAAATCAGAGTCCAGAAAGCAGGCACAAGCTTCGTCTTTATTGTCTTCTGAGCAGTGGTCATCTCTGCAAGGGAATGATATTGCAGCTGAAAAAGAAGagtggagaagaaaacatttgtttcagcTCTGAAAGAAGCTCACATGATCTGACACTGTGAATCTATCAACCACAACCCTCCCCATCGGTTTCCTCTACTAGAGGAACTAGCCATTGAGATCTTCAGCCCCATACCCATACTTGATACAACTCATCATCCCATATGACTACTAAActgacagccccagctctcagctggaACCTGCCAGTGAGACACAtcacagctggctctgctgcaggaagcgTCTTGTGCTAGCAGGAGCCCCTCTGCTCTGACTGGCAGCCTACCCCAGGAGGCCCTTCCCTGCCCAGCGCTTCGGAGTCAGCCCCAGGTGCACTTTCTTGCCGTTGCGGATCACAGTCACACTCAGAGGTCTctgggagaaatgaaaaagaaaagaaagatgagctCTCTCACTTCCATTATAAGGTACCTGATGGCTGTGGCAGCTTCTCTGGCCATTCCACAGTAAATGCTGTAGCTCACAGGGAGAGGTAAGAGAATGCAGTTACAGCAGAAGCAAACTTACCCCTTCACTGTGCTGTACTACTGTGGCAATGTTCTGCAGGCTCTTGAAGTTGTGCACATTGACAGAACCAAACTCCACAATCTCATCGTCAACCTGAAGGCCCtggacagacagaaagaagctGAGCATCTGTGCTCTCTAATGACAGGTAACGCTGCCTGCTCACAGGAGACTTCCTCCAGCCACATAAGCTGTGCTAGGACACCATCCTTCTCAGCATTTAGACAACTGAAAAATATACCCTCTCCCTTAGAAACAAGTATGTACTCATTTCTCTGCCCTATTTTACAAGTAAAGAAACACTGAGGCTGCAATGAACATCAAGGCCATGTAAGAGCTGCGTGGTGCCATGACACAGCAGACAGCATGCACTTTCTGATCCCAACCCAGTGACACTGCCACATGTGGGCAGCTCCCTCCATGGGAGCTTTCAAGAATAACTACACTGGTTGAGAAGGTGACTGAATATTTGACAAACacttaaaatgaagaaagtggGAGTgggataataataataatcagtaTCTCACAGCTTATTCCTGCTtgttagcagagaaaaaaagcaatgcatcCTCTATTTCCCCTCCCTAGGTCCAAAAGAAGCCCTCCCCACTGCCATCCCCAGCAAAGTACCGAGGTGCTGGCAGGAGACTCTGGAGTCACAGCATTGACTTTGGCGAAGGCGGGCGGCAGGCTCTGGCTCATGGCCTCAGCCCGCGCCTCCGCCTCGTCCCTGGCATGCTTCTCCTTCTCCCGGGCATGCAGCTGGTGAAGAGCCTCCTCCACCTGCTTCATCAGAGCCTTGTGGTCATTCTGCAGACCTGCGGGTGGCACCAAGCTCAGTAAGAAGCAGAATCGTAGCACCGCTATGGCTGGAAAGGACCAACACGGACCACCACAACCCACCTAGCCCATtccccacgtccctcagtgccacgcTCCCACAGCTCTTCAACACCTCTCGTaaccccccacctccctgggctgcTCTTTGGGAGAGGAAACGTATCCAACCTGCCTCCACCCCGGCGTAATGCCAATCCGTCGCCTCTCGTCCTCCCGCTGTCACCCGAGAGCAAAGGCCGACCCCCCCCACACACCTTCCTTTCAGCGATAAGTTCTTCCTGAGCCCCTCTTCGCAGCCCGAGGAGACCCGCACGCCGCTTCCCGCCCACAGCCAACGCCGAACAGCCCGGCCCCACTCACAGGCGATGCTGTGCCGCGCGGTGCGCACTTGGTACAGGTCGATGTCGGCCCGGGGGAAGCCCTCGGCGTCCACCAGCGGCCCGTCCATGCCCACGCCCTTTtgctgaggggagaaaggccGCGGTGAGACCGCCGGCAGCGCCCCGAgccccgcgcccggccccgcaccCCGCTCACGTCTTCCAGCAGCTGGTAGCAGGCCCGGATCTGCGCCTCCAGCTCGTCCTTGCGCCGCACCAACTGCTGCACCTCGCTCAGCGTCACAGCGTGGCTCGGCCCGTCCTCCGACATGGCGGCGGCGCCGCACCGCGCTGCGGCGGCAGGAAGTGCATCACGGAGCGTGAGGGGGCGGGACCGGAAGTGCCGGTGTCGGAGGTGAGAACATTGGGGGCGGGGCCAGAGCACGAGGGGGCGGGGTCACTGCGCTGGGGGCGGGGTCACAACGCTGGGGGCGGGGCCAGGGGGCAGCGCGTGGGGAGGCCGATGTTATCGGTGCCGTGGGGTGACGGCGGGGATGGCGGGTGTTGTGGCGGTGCCGCGGGATGATGCAGCTGTGCCGTTGCCGTAGGGTGATGTGGGGACGGCAGCTCCAGGGCATTGatgcagcagtgccactgctACATGGTGACACACCTGTGCCGTTCTGTGGAGTGAGGCGGCAGTACCACCAGCAGGGTGATGGCGATGGCAGTGCCACGGATCACACAGCAGTGTCATTGCCGTAGAGTGACAGCGTTGCGGCTGTGCACTGCTTGGGGTCACGCAGCTGTGCCATCCCACGAGCGGCAGCACAGTGTCATTGCCGTGGGATGACTTTGGCTGTGCAGTCGGTGACACTGTGCCACCGCCCACCTGTcctgctgccaccactgctgtcCCCAGCGCTGGGCAGTGCCCTCGGGAcggggtgggatggaggaggagcACCTTTGCTGCATATCAGCCCTGCACTCAGGGTCACACTTTCTTTGCTGCTGCCACATTGCAGGGTCACAGCATGGTGAGGGCCGGGGAGCAGGCACAGAACTGCACTTCTGTGGGAGAAATTCCCTGCGTTTCCCCTCAGCCTTGCACCCCGCTCACTGCTTCTCCCACTTCTCTTGCAGACGACGTACACAGACAAAGGGGAAAAGGTGagtgcctccctgctccctgctcgGGTTTGCATTCCatcctgtgctcagcactgggagCCCCCTGGCTGCCCCGCGGTGCTCCCGGTGTGGTGGTGGAGAAGTGCTGGGTGCTTTGCTGCAGGTGAATCGTTAACGCTGCGGGGTTAATGAGGGCATGTGGCAGggatgggctgcagctgcaatCTCCTTCTCTGTGACCCAAATcccaaaccccaaacccaaaccTCCCACTGCACATTTCTATAGGACCAGATGTCCCTGGGCTCACTTCTTGGCTGATACCCGGATGCTTTGCCGCCACTTTGCTCCATGCAACCAGAGCCAACACTGTGCCTTGTGTACAGAACAGCCTGCATGGAAAGCACTACAAAAAATCATCAGGGCAGGGAGCCAGGGATTCATCCATGTCACTGGGGTGCACTTGCAGGAATTGCATTGGGAAGAATTCCAT of the Lagopus muta isolate bLagMut1 chromosome 17, bLagMut1 primary, whole genome shotgun sequence genome contains:
- the PSMD9 gene encoding 26S proteasome non-ATPase regulatory subunit 9, translating into MSEDGPSHAVTLSEVQQLVRRKDELEAQIRACYQLLEDQKGVGMDGPLVDAEGFPRADIDLYQVRTARHSIACLQNDHKALMKQVEEALHQLHAREKEKHARDEAEARAEAMSQSLPPAFAKVNAVTPESPASTSGLQVDDEIVEFGSVNVHNFKSLQNIATVVQHSEGRPLSVTVIRNGKKVHLGLTPKRWAGKGLLGCNIIPLQR